One region of Erythrolamprus reginae isolate rEryReg1 chromosome 12, rEryReg1.hap1, whole genome shotgun sequence genomic DNA includes:
- the TIA1 gene encoding cytotoxic granule associated RNA binding protein TIA1 isoform X7: MEDEMPKTLYVGNLSRDVTEALILQLFSQIGPCKNCKMIMDQTAGNDPYCFVEFYEHRHAAAALAAMNGRKIMGKEVKVNWATTPSSQKKDTSNHFHVFVGDLSPEITTEDIKAAFAPFGRISDARVVKDMATGKSKGYGFVSFFNKWDAENAIQQMGGQWLGGRQIRTNWATRKPPAPKSTYESNAKQLSYDDVVNQSSPSNCTVYCGGVTSGLTEQLMRQTFSPFGQIMEIRVFPDKGYSFVRFNSHESAAHAIVSVNGTTIEGHVVKCYWGKETPDMINPIQQNQVGYPPPYGQWGQWYGNAQQIGQYMPNGWQVPAYGMYGQAWNQGFSQTPSSAAWMGANYGVPPPPPPPPPPPQGQNGSVLTSQTGYRMAGFETQ, from the exons atggaGGACGAGATGCCGAAGACGCT GTATGTGGGGAATCTGTCAAGAGATGTCACTGAGGCCCTAATTCTCCAGCTGTTTAGTCAGATTGGACCATGCAAAAATTGCAAAATGATAATGGAT CAGACGGCTGGGAATGACCCGTACTGTTTTGTGGAATTCTATGAGCATCGTCACGCAGCCGCAGCTTTAGCGGCCATGAATGGGCGGAAGATAATGGGTAAG GAGGTCAAAGTGAACTGGGCAACAACCCCCAGCAGCCAGAAGAAAGATACCAGCA ACCACTTCCATGTCTTTGTTGGGGACCTGAGCCCAGAAATTACAACTGAAGACATAAAAGCAGCTTTTGCACCCTTTGGAAGAATATC GGATGCCCGAGTTGTTAAGGACATGGCGACAGGGAAGTCCAAAGGATACGGCTTCGTTTCTTTCTTCAATAAGTGG GATGCAGAAAACGCAATTCAACAAATGGGAGGACAGTGGCTTGGTGGAAGACAAATCAGGACTAATTGGGCAACACGCAAACCTCCAGCTCCAAAGAGCACCTACGAAT CAAATGCCAAACAACTCTCCTACGATGATGTTGTAAATCAGTCCAGTCCAAGTAACTGCACTGTGTATTGCGGTGGCGTCACTTCAGGTCTGACAG AACAGCTCATGCGCCAAACATTTTCTCCATTTGGGCAGATAATGGAAATTCGAGTCTTTCCAGATAAAGGGTACTCCTTCGTACG GTTCAATTCCCATGAAAGTGCTGCACATGCCATTGTTTCAGTCAATGGCACCACAATAGAAGGACATGTGGTGAAATGCTATTGGGGCAAAGAGACACCAGACATGATCAACCCAATTCAACAG AATCAAGTGGGCTATCCACCCCCTTATGGGCAGTGGGGCCAGTGGTATGGAAACGCCCAGCAGATTGGCCAGTATATGCCTAATGGCTGGCAAGTCCCTGCCTACGGAATGTATGGTCAGGCATGGAACCAGGGATTCAG TCAGACACCGTCATCTGCAGCATGGATGGGTGCAAATTATGGGGTGCCCCCCCCTCCTCCGCCCCCACCACCACCGCCCCAGGGGCAAAACGGAAGTGTCCTAACTAGTCAAACTGGATATCGGATGGCAGGTTTTGAAACGCAGTGA
- the TIA1 gene encoding cytotoxic granule associated RNA binding protein TIA1 isoform X2, translating into MEDEMPKTLYVGNLSRDVTEALILQLFSQIGPCKNCKMIMDTAGNDPYCFVEFYEHRHAAAALAAMNGRKIMGKEVKVNWATTPSSQKKDTSSSTVVNTLRSQDHFHVFVGDLSPEITTEDIKAAFAPFGRISDARVVKDMATGKSKGYGFVSFFNKWDAENAIQQMGGQWLGGRQIRTNWATRKPPAPKSTYESNAKQLSYDDVVNQSSPSNCTVYCGGVTSGLTEQLMRQTFSPFGQIMEIRVFPDKGYSFVRFNSHESAAHAIVSVNGTTIEGHVVKCYWGKETPDMINPIQQQNQVGYPPPYGQWGQWYGNAQQIGQYMPNGWQVPAYGMYGQAWNQGFSQTPSSAAWMGANYGVPPPPPPPPPPPQGQNGSVLTSQTGYRMAGFETQ; encoded by the exons atggaGGACGAGATGCCGAAGACGCT GTATGTGGGGAATCTGTCAAGAGATGTCACTGAGGCCCTAATTCTCCAGCTGTTTAGTCAGATTGGACCATGCAAAAATTGCAAAATGATAATGGAT ACGGCTGGGAATGACCCGTACTGTTTTGTGGAATTCTATGAGCATCGTCACGCAGCCGCAGCTTTAGCGGCCATGAATGGGCGGAAGATAATGGGTAAG GAGGTCAAAGTGAACTGGGCAACAACCCCCAGCAGCCAGAAGAAAGATACCAGCA GTAGTACCGTTGTCAACACACTGCGTTCACAAG ACCACTTCCATGTCTTTGTTGGGGACCTGAGCCCAGAAATTACAACTGAAGACATAAAAGCAGCTTTTGCACCCTTTGGAAGAATATC GGATGCCCGAGTTGTTAAGGACATGGCGACAGGGAAGTCCAAAGGATACGGCTTCGTTTCTTTCTTCAATAAGTGG GATGCAGAAAACGCAATTCAACAAATGGGAGGACAGTGGCTTGGTGGAAGACAAATCAGGACTAATTGGGCAACACGCAAACCTCCAGCTCCAAAGAGCACCTACGAAT CAAATGCCAAACAACTCTCCTACGATGATGTTGTAAATCAGTCCAGTCCAAGTAACTGCACTGTGTATTGCGGTGGCGTCACTTCAGGTCTGACAG AACAGCTCATGCGCCAAACATTTTCTCCATTTGGGCAGATAATGGAAATTCGAGTCTTTCCAGATAAAGGGTACTCCTTCGTACG GTTCAATTCCCATGAAAGTGCTGCACATGCCATTGTTTCAGTCAATGGCACCACAATAGAAGGACATGTGGTGAAATGCTATTGGGGCAAAGAGACACCAGACATGATCAACCCAATTCAACAG CAGAATCAAGTGGGCTATCCACCCCCTTATGGGCAGTGGGGCCAGTGGTATGGAAACGCCCAGCAGATTGGCCAGTATATGCCTAATGGCTGGCAAGTCCCTGCCTACGGAATGTATGGTCAGGCATGGAACCAGGGATTCAG TCAGACACCGTCATCTGCAGCATGGATGGGTGCAAATTATGGGGTGCCCCCCCCTCCTCCGCCCCCACCACCACCGCCCCAGGGGCAAAACGGAAGTGTCCTAACTAGTCAAACTGGATATCGGATGGCAGGTTTTGAAACGCAGTGA
- the TIA1 gene encoding cytotoxic granule associated RNA binding protein TIA1 isoform X6, whose product MEDEMPKTLYVGNLSRDVTEALILQLFSQIGPCKNCKMIMDTAGNDPYCFVEFYEHRHAAAALAAMNGRKIMGKEVKVNWATTPSSQKKDTSNHFHVFVGDLSPEITTEDIKAAFAPFGRISDARVVKDMATGKSKGYGFVSFFNKWDAENAIQQMGGQWLGGRQIRTNWATRKPPAPKSTYESNAKQLSYDDVVNQSSPSNCTVYCGGVTSGLTEQLMRQTFSPFGQIMEIRVFPDKGYSFVRFNSHESAAHAIVSVNGTTIEGHVVKCYWGKETPDMINPIQQQNQVGYPPPYGQWGQWYGNAQQIGQYMPNGWQVPAYGMYGQAWNQGFSQTPSSAAWMGANYGVPPPPPPPPPPPQGQNGSVLTSQTGYRMAGFETQ is encoded by the exons atggaGGACGAGATGCCGAAGACGCT GTATGTGGGGAATCTGTCAAGAGATGTCACTGAGGCCCTAATTCTCCAGCTGTTTAGTCAGATTGGACCATGCAAAAATTGCAAAATGATAATGGAT ACGGCTGGGAATGACCCGTACTGTTTTGTGGAATTCTATGAGCATCGTCACGCAGCCGCAGCTTTAGCGGCCATGAATGGGCGGAAGATAATGGGTAAG GAGGTCAAAGTGAACTGGGCAACAACCCCCAGCAGCCAGAAGAAAGATACCAGCA ACCACTTCCATGTCTTTGTTGGGGACCTGAGCCCAGAAATTACAACTGAAGACATAAAAGCAGCTTTTGCACCCTTTGGAAGAATATC GGATGCCCGAGTTGTTAAGGACATGGCGACAGGGAAGTCCAAAGGATACGGCTTCGTTTCTTTCTTCAATAAGTGG GATGCAGAAAACGCAATTCAACAAATGGGAGGACAGTGGCTTGGTGGAAGACAAATCAGGACTAATTGGGCAACACGCAAACCTCCAGCTCCAAAGAGCACCTACGAAT CAAATGCCAAACAACTCTCCTACGATGATGTTGTAAATCAGTCCAGTCCAAGTAACTGCACTGTGTATTGCGGTGGCGTCACTTCAGGTCTGACAG AACAGCTCATGCGCCAAACATTTTCTCCATTTGGGCAGATAATGGAAATTCGAGTCTTTCCAGATAAAGGGTACTCCTTCGTACG GTTCAATTCCCATGAAAGTGCTGCACATGCCATTGTTTCAGTCAATGGCACCACAATAGAAGGACATGTGGTGAAATGCTATTGGGGCAAAGAGACACCAGACATGATCAACCCAATTCAACAG CAGAATCAAGTGGGCTATCCACCCCCTTATGGGCAGTGGGGCCAGTGGTATGGAAACGCCCAGCAGATTGGCCAGTATATGCCTAATGGCTGGCAAGTCCCTGCCTACGGAATGTATGGTCAGGCATGGAACCAGGGATTCAG TCAGACACCGTCATCTGCAGCATGGATGGGTGCAAATTATGGGGTGCCCCCCCCTCCTCCGCCCCCACCACCACCGCCCCAGGGGCAAAACGGAAGTGTCCTAACTAGTCAAACTGGATATCGGATGGCAGGTTTTGAAACGCAGTGA
- the TIA1 gene encoding cytotoxic granule associated RNA binding protein TIA1 isoform X5, with translation MEDEMPKTLYVGNLSRDVTEALILQLFSQIGPCKNCKMIMDQTAGNDPYCFVEFYEHRHAAAALAAMNGRKIMGKEVKVNWATTPSSQKKDTSNHFHVFVGDLSPEITTEDIKAAFAPFGRISDARVVKDMATGKSKGYGFVSFFNKWDAENAIQQMGGQWLGGRQIRTNWATRKPPAPKSTYESNAKQLSYDDVVNQSSPSNCTVYCGGVTSGLTEQLMRQTFSPFGQIMEIRVFPDKGYSFVRFNSHESAAHAIVSVNGTTIEGHVVKCYWGKETPDMINPIQQQNQVGYPPPYGQWGQWYGNAQQIGQYMPNGWQVPAYGMYGQAWNQGFSQTPSSAAWMGANYGVPPPPPPPPPPPQGQNGSVLTSQTGYRMAGFETQ, from the exons atggaGGACGAGATGCCGAAGACGCT GTATGTGGGGAATCTGTCAAGAGATGTCACTGAGGCCCTAATTCTCCAGCTGTTTAGTCAGATTGGACCATGCAAAAATTGCAAAATGATAATGGAT CAGACGGCTGGGAATGACCCGTACTGTTTTGTGGAATTCTATGAGCATCGTCACGCAGCCGCAGCTTTAGCGGCCATGAATGGGCGGAAGATAATGGGTAAG GAGGTCAAAGTGAACTGGGCAACAACCCCCAGCAGCCAGAAGAAAGATACCAGCA ACCACTTCCATGTCTTTGTTGGGGACCTGAGCCCAGAAATTACAACTGAAGACATAAAAGCAGCTTTTGCACCCTTTGGAAGAATATC GGATGCCCGAGTTGTTAAGGACATGGCGACAGGGAAGTCCAAAGGATACGGCTTCGTTTCTTTCTTCAATAAGTGG GATGCAGAAAACGCAATTCAACAAATGGGAGGACAGTGGCTTGGTGGAAGACAAATCAGGACTAATTGGGCAACACGCAAACCTCCAGCTCCAAAGAGCACCTACGAAT CAAATGCCAAACAACTCTCCTACGATGATGTTGTAAATCAGTCCAGTCCAAGTAACTGCACTGTGTATTGCGGTGGCGTCACTTCAGGTCTGACAG AACAGCTCATGCGCCAAACATTTTCTCCATTTGGGCAGATAATGGAAATTCGAGTCTTTCCAGATAAAGGGTACTCCTTCGTACG GTTCAATTCCCATGAAAGTGCTGCACATGCCATTGTTTCAGTCAATGGCACCACAATAGAAGGACATGTGGTGAAATGCTATTGGGGCAAAGAGACACCAGACATGATCAACCCAATTCAACAG CAGAATCAAGTGGGCTATCCACCCCCTTATGGGCAGTGGGGCCAGTGGTATGGAAACGCCCAGCAGATTGGCCAGTATATGCCTAATGGCTGGCAAGTCCCTGCCTACGGAATGTATGGTCAGGCATGGAACCAGGGATTCAG TCAGACACCGTCATCTGCAGCATGGATGGGTGCAAATTATGGGGTGCCCCCCCCTCCTCCGCCCCCACCACCACCGCCCCAGGGGCAAAACGGAAGTGTCCTAACTAGTCAAACTGGATATCGGATGGCAGGTTTTGAAACGCAGTGA
- the TIA1 gene encoding cytotoxic granule associated RNA binding protein TIA1 isoform X4, protein MEDEMPKTLYVGNLSRDVTEALILQLFSQIGPCKNCKMIMDTAGNDPYCFVEFYEHRHAAAALAAMNGRKIMGKEVKVNWATTPSSQKKDTSSSTVVNTLRSQDHFHVFVGDLSPEITTEDIKAAFAPFGRISDARVVKDMATGKSKGYGFVSFFNKWDAENAIQQMGGQWLGGRQIRTNWATRKPPAPKSTYESNAKQLSYDDVVNQSSPSNCTVYCGGVTSGLTEQLMRQTFSPFGQIMEIRVFPDKGYSFVRFNSHESAAHAIVSVNGTTIEGHVVKCYWGKETPDMINPIQQNQVGYPPPYGQWGQWYGNAQQIGQYMPNGWQVPAYGMYGQAWNQGFSQTPSSAAWMGANYGVPPPPPPPPPPPQGQNGSVLTSQTGYRMAGFETQ, encoded by the exons atggaGGACGAGATGCCGAAGACGCT GTATGTGGGGAATCTGTCAAGAGATGTCACTGAGGCCCTAATTCTCCAGCTGTTTAGTCAGATTGGACCATGCAAAAATTGCAAAATGATAATGGAT ACGGCTGGGAATGACCCGTACTGTTTTGTGGAATTCTATGAGCATCGTCACGCAGCCGCAGCTTTAGCGGCCATGAATGGGCGGAAGATAATGGGTAAG GAGGTCAAAGTGAACTGGGCAACAACCCCCAGCAGCCAGAAGAAAGATACCAGCA GTAGTACCGTTGTCAACACACTGCGTTCACAAG ACCACTTCCATGTCTTTGTTGGGGACCTGAGCCCAGAAATTACAACTGAAGACATAAAAGCAGCTTTTGCACCCTTTGGAAGAATATC GGATGCCCGAGTTGTTAAGGACATGGCGACAGGGAAGTCCAAAGGATACGGCTTCGTTTCTTTCTTCAATAAGTGG GATGCAGAAAACGCAATTCAACAAATGGGAGGACAGTGGCTTGGTGGAAGACAAATCAGGACTAATTGGGCAACACGCAAACCTCCAGCTCCAAAGAGCACCTACGAAT CAAATGCCAAACAACTCTCCTACGATGATGTTGTAAATCAGTCCAGTCCAAGTAACTGCACTGTGTATTGCGGTGGCGTCACTTCAGGTCTGACAG AACAGCTCATGCGCCAAACATTTTCTCCATTTGGGCAGATAATGGAAATTCGAGTCTTTCCAGATAAAGGGTACTCCTTCGTACG GTTCAATTCCCATGAAAGTGCTGCACATGCCATTGTTTCAGTCAATGGCACCACAATAGAAGGACATGTGGTGAAATGCTATTGGGGCAAAGAGACACCAGACATGATCAACCCAATTCAACAG AATCAAGTGGGCTATCCACCCCCTTATGGGCAGTGGGGCCAGTGGTATGGAAACGCCCAGCAGATTGGCCAGTATATGCCTAATGGCTGGCAAGTCCCTGCCTACGGAATGTATGGTCAGGCATGGAACCAGGGATTCAG TCAGACACCGTCATCTGCAGCATGGATGGGTGCAAATTATGGGGTGCCCCCCCCTCCTCCGCCCCCACCACCACCGCCCCAGGGGCAAAACGGAAGTGTCCTAACTAGTCAAACTGGATATCGGATGGCAGGTTTTGAAACGCAGTGA
- the TIA1 gene encoding cytotoxic granule associated RNA binding protein TIA1 isoform X8, with amino-acid sequence MEDEMPKTLYVGNLSRDVTEALILQLFSQIGPCKNCKMIMDTAGNDPYCFVEFYEHRHAAAALAAMNGRKIMGKEVKVNWATTPSSQKKDTSNHFHVFVGDLSPEITTEDIKAAFAPFGRISDARVVKDMATGKSKGYGFVSFFNKWDAENAIQQMGGQWLGGRQIRTNWATRKPPAPKSTYESNAKQLSYDDVVNQSSPSNCTVYCGGVTSGLTEQLMRQTFSPFGQIMEIRVFPDKGYSFVRFNSHESAAHAIVSVNGTTIEGHVVKCYWGKETPDMINPIQQNQVGYPPPYGQWGQWYGNAQQIGQYMPNGWQVPAYGMYGQAWNQGFSQTPSSAAWMGANYGVPPPPPPPPPPPQGQNGSVLTSQTGYRMAGFETQ; translated from the exons atggaGGACGAGATGCCGAAGACGCT GTATGTGGGGAATCTGTCAAGAGATGTCACTGAGGCCCTAATTCTCCAGCTGTTTAGTCAGATTGGACCATGCAAAAATTGCAAAATGATAATGGAT ACGGCTGGGAATGACCCGTACTGTTTTGTGGAATTCTATGAGCATCGTCACGCAGCCGCAGCTTTAGCGGCCATGAATGGGCGGAAGATAATGGGTAAG GAGGTCAAAGTGAACTGGGCAACAACCCCCAGCAGCCAGAAGAAAGATACCAGCA ACCACTTCCATGTCTTTGTTGGGGACCTGAGCCCAGAAATTACAACTGAAGACATAAAAGCAGCTTTTGCACCCTTTGGAAGAATATC GGATGCCCGAGTTGTTAAGGACATGGCGACAGGGAAGTCCAAAGGATACGGCTTCGTTTCTTTCTTCAATAAGTGG GATGCAGAAAACGCAATTCAACAAATGGGAGGACAGTGGCTTGGTGGAAGACAAATCAGGACTAATTGGGCAACACGCAAACCTCCAGCTCCAAAGAGCACCTACGAAT CAAATGCCAAACAACTCTCCTACGATGATGTTGTAAATCAGTCCAGTCCAAGTAACTGCACTGTGTATTGCGGTGGCGTCACTTCAGGTCTGACAG AACAGCTCATGCGCCAAACATTTTCTCCATTTGGGCAGATAATGGAAATTCGAGTCTTTCCAGATAAAGGGTACTCCTTCGTACG GTTCAATTCCCATGAAAGTGCTGCACATGCCATTGTTTCAGTCAATGGCACCACAATAGAAGGACATGTGGTGAAATGCTATTGGGGCAAAGAGACACCAGACATGATCAACCCAATTCAACAG AATCAAGTGGGCTATCCACCCCCTTATGGGCAGTGGGGCCAGTGGTATGGAAACGCCCAGCAGATTGGCCAGTATATGCCTAATGGCTGGCAAGTCCCTGCCTACGGAATGTATGGTCAGGCATGGAACCAGGGATTCAG TCAGACACCGTCATCTGCAGCATGGATGGGTGCAAATTATGGGGTGCCCCCCCCTCCTCCGCCCCCACCACCACCGCCCCAGGGGCAAAACGGAAGTGTCCTAACTAGTCAAACTGGATATCGGATGGCAGGTTTTGAAACGCAGTGA
- the TIA1 gene encoding cytotoxic granule associated RNA binding protein TIA1 isoform X9, which translates to MATGKSKGYGFVSFFNKWDAENAIQQMGGQWLGGRQIRTNWATRKPPAPKSTYESNAKQLSYDDVVNQSSPSNCTVYCGGVTSGLTEQLMRQTFSPFGQIMEIRVFPDKGYSFVRFNSHESAAHAIVSVNGTTIEGHVVKCYWGKETPDMINPIQQQNQVGYPPPYGQWGQWYGNAQQIGQYMPNGWQVPAYGMYGQAWNQGFSQTPSSAAWMGANYGVPPPPPPPPPPPQGQNGSVLTSQTGYRMAGFETQ; encoded by the exons ATGGCGACAGGGAAGTCCAAAGGATACGGCTTCGTTTCTTTCTTCAATAAGTGG GATGCAGAAAACGCAATTCAACAAATGGGAGGACAGTGGCTTGGTGGAAGACAAATCAGGACTAATTGGGCAACACGCAAACCTCCAGCTCCAAAGAGCACCTACGAAT CAAATGCCAAACAACTCTCCTACGATGATGTTGTAAATCAGTCCAGTCCAAGTAACTGCACTGTGTATTGCGGTGGCGTCACTTCAGGTCTGACAG AACAGCTCATGCGCCAAACATTTTCTCCATTTGGGCAGATAATGGAAATTCGAGTCTTTCCAGATAAAGGGTACTCCTTCGTACG GTTCAATTCCCATGAAAGTGCTGCACATGCCATTGTTTCAGTCAATGGCACCACAATAGAAGGACATGTGGTGAAATGCTATTGGGGCAAAGAGACACCAGACATGATCAACCCAATTCAACAG CAGAATCAAGTGGGCTATCCACCCCCTTATGGGCAGTGGGGCCAGTGGTATGGAAACGCCCAGCAGATTGGCCAGTATATGCCTAATGGCTGGCAAGTCCCTGCCTACGGAATGTATGGTCAGGCATGGAACCAGGGATTCAG TCAGACACCGTCATCTGCAGCATGGATGGGTGCAAATTATGGGGTGCCCCCCCCTCCTCCGCCCCCACCACCACCGCCCCAGGGGCAAAACGGAAGTGTCCTAACTAGTCAAACTGGATATCGGATGGCAGGTTTTGAAACGCAGTGA
- the TIA1 gene encoding cytotoxic granule associated RNA binding protein TIA1 isoform X3 has product MEDEMPKTLYVGNLSRDVTEALILQLFSQIGPCKNCKMIMDQTAGNDPYCFVEFYEHRHAAAALAAMNGRKIMGKEVKVNWATTPSSQKKDTSSSTVVNTLRSQDHFHVFVGDLSPEITTEDIKAAFAPFGRISDARVVKDMATGKSKGYGFVSFFNKWDAENAIQQMGGQWLGGRQIRTNWATRKPPAPKSTYESNAKQLSYDDVVNQSSPSNCTVYCGGVTSGLTEQLMRQTFSPFGQIMEIRVFPDKGYSFVRFNSHESAAHAIVSVNGTTIEGHVVKCYWGKETPDMINPIQQNQVGYPPPYGQWGQWYGNAQQIGQYMPNGWQVPAYGMYGQAWNQGFSQTPSSAAWMGANYGVPPPPPPPPPPPQGQNGSVLTSQTGYRMAGFETQ; this is encoded by the exons atggaGGACGAGATGCCGAAGACGCT GTATGTGGGGAATCTGTCAAGAGATGTCACTGAGGCCCTAATTCTCCAGCTGTTTAGTCAGATTGGACCATGCAAAAATTGCAAAATGATAATGGAT CAGACGGCTGGGAATGACCCGTACTGTTTTGTGGAATTCTATGAGCATCGTCACGCAGCCGCAGCTTTAGCGGCCATGAATGGGCGGAAGATAATGGGTAAG GAGGTCAAAGTGAACTGGGCAACAACCCCCAGCAGCCAGAAGAAAGATACCAGCA GTAGTACCGTTGTCAACACACTGCGTTCACAAG ACCACTTCCATGTCTTTGTTGGGGACCTGAGCCCAGAAATTACAACTGAAGACATAAAAGCAGCTTTTGCACCCTTTGGAAGAATATC GGATGCCCGAGTTGTTAAGGACATGGCGACAGGGAAGTCCAAAGGATACGGCTTCGTTTCTTTCTTCAATAAGTGG GATGCAGAAAACGCAATTCAACAAATGGGAGGACAGTGGCTTGGTGGAAGACAAATCAGGACTAATTGGGCAACACGCAAACCTCCAGCTCCAAAGAGCACCTACGAAT CAAATGCCAAACAACTCTCCTACGATGATGTTGTAAATCAGTCCAGTCCAAGTAACTGCACTGTGTATTGCGGTGGCGTCACTTCAGGTCTGACAG AACAGCTCATGCGCCAAACATTTTCTCCATTTGGGCAGATAATGGAAATTCGAGTCTTTCCAGATAAAGGGTACTCCTTCGTACG GTTCAATTCCCATGAAAGTGCTGCACATGCCATTGTTTCAGTCAATGGCACCACAATAGAAGGACATGTGGTGAAATGCTATTGGGGCAAAGAGACACCAGACATGATCAACCCAATTCAACAG AATCAAGTGGGCTATCCACCCCCTTATGGGCAGTGGGGCCAGTGGTATGGAAACGCCCAGCAGATTGGCCAGTATATGCCTAATGGCTGGCAAGTCCCTGCCTACGGAATGTATGGTCAGGCATGGAACCAGGGATTCAG TCAGACACCGTCATCTGCAGCATGGATGGGTGCAAATTATGGGGTGCCCCCCCCTCCTCCGCCCCCACCACCACCGCCCCAGGGGCAAAACGGAAGTGTCCTAACTAGTCAAACTGGATATCGGATGGCAGGTTTTGAAACGCAGTGA
- the TIA1 gene encoding cytotoxic granule associated RNA binding protein TIA1 isoform X1, with amino-acid sequence MEDEMPKTLYVGNLSRDVTEALILQLFSQIGPCKNCKMIMDQTAGNDPYCFVEFYEHRHAAAALAAMNGRKIMGKEVKVNWATTPSSQKKDTSSSTVVNTLRSQDHFHVFVGDLSPEITTEDIKAAFAPFGRISDARVVKDMATGKSKGYGFVSFFNKWDAENAIQQMGGQWLGGRQIRTNWATRKPPAPKSTYESNAKQLSYDDVVNQSSPSNCTVYCGGVTSGLTEQLMRQTFSPFGQIMEIRVFPDKGYSFVRFNSHESAAHAIVSVNGTTIEGHVVKCYWGKETPDMINPIQQQNQVGYPPPYGQWGQWYGNAQQIGQYMPNGWQVPAYGMYGQAWNQGFSQTPSSAAWMGANYGVPPPPPPPPPPPQGQNGSVLTSQTGYRMAGFETQ; translated from the exons atggaGGACGAGATGCCGAAGACGCT GTATGTGGGGAATCTGTCAAGAGATGTCACTGAGGCCCTAATTCTCCAGCTGTTTAGTCAGATTGGACCATGCAAAAATTGCAAAATGATAATGGAT CAGACGGCTGGGAATGACCCGTACTGTTTTGTGGAATTCTATGAGCATCGTCACGCAGCCGCAGCTTTAGCGGCCATGAATGGGCGGAAGATAATGGGTAAG GAGGTCAAAGTGAACTGGGCAACAACCCCCAGCAGCCAGAAGAAAGATACCAGCA GTAGTACCGTTGTCAACACACTGCGTTCACAAG ACCACTTCCATGTCTTTGTTGGGGACCTGAGCCCAGAAATTACAACTGAAGACATAAAAGCAGCTTTTGCACCCTTTGGAAGAATATC GGATGCCCGAGTTGTTAAGGACATGGCGACAGGGAAGTCCAAAGGATACGGCTTCGTTTCTTTCTTCAATAAGTGG GATGCAGAAAACGCAATTCAACAAATGGGAGGACAGTGGCTTGGTGGAAGACAAATCAGGACTAATTGGGCAACACGCAAACCTCCAGCTCCAAAGAGCACCTACGAAT CAAATGCCAAACAACTCTCCTACGATGATGTTGTAAATCAGTCCAGTCCAAGTAACTGCACTGTGTATTGCGGTGGCGTCACTTCAGGTCTGACAG AACAGCTCATGCGCCAAACATTTTCTCCATTTGGGCAGATAATGGAAATTCGAGTCTTTCCAGATAAAGGGTACTCCTTCGTACG GTTCAATTCCCATGAAAGTGCTGCACATGCCATTGTTTCAGTCAATGGCACCACAATAGAAGGACATGTGGTGAAATGCTATTGGGGCAAAGAGACACCAGACATGATCAACCCAATTCAACAG CAGAATCAAGTGGGCTATCCACCCCCTTATGGGCAGTGGGGCCAGTGGTATGGAAACGCCCAGCAGATTGGCCAGTATATGCCTAATGGCTGGCAAGTCCCTGCCTACGGAATGTATGGTCAGGCATGGAACCAGGGATTCAG TCAGACACCGTCATCTGCAGCATGGATGGGTGCAAATTATGGGGTGCCCCCCCCTCCTCCGCCCCCACCACCACCGCCCCAGGGGCAAAACGGAAGTGTCCTAACTAGTCAAACTGGATATCGGATGGCAGGTTTTGAAACGCAGTGA